Below is a window of Streptobacillus ratti DNA.
AGAGGGTAAATCTAAGGTGATAATGACTCTTACTGAGAGATTATCAAGAATTAATATTGTTCGTTTATTAGATGCTAAGACTAATGATAATGTTATTAAAGAGGTTGAAAAGATTATTAAAAGTAATAAATATTTAATTCATTCTATTACTTCTGATAATGGTTCTGAGTTTTCTAATGTTAAGTATATTACTGATTTAGATATTAAGTGGTATTTTGCTCACCCTTATTGTTCTAATGAGAGGGGTAGTAATGAAAATAATAATAAGATGATTAGGAGATTTATTCCTAAGGGTAGGTCTATGAATAAATTAAGAAAAAAAGATGTTAAAT
It encodes the following:
- a CDS encoding IS30 family transposase, whose product is EGKSKVIMTLTERLSRINIVRLLDAKTNDNVIKEVEKIIKSNKYLIHSITSDNGSEFSNVKYITDLDIKWYFAHPYCSNERGSNENNNKMIRRFIPKGRSMNKLRKKDVKFIENFMNNYPRKIFNSSTSYEVYECLLNLV